The genomic DNA CGCGAAAGCGAATCGGCGAACGGATCCATACGGGATCTTACGAAAGGAAGGAATCTATGGAACAGGGACGAGCAGATGATCGGCAGATGCGGGACGTTGAGTCTGATGCAATGGGTGCCTTGACGATCCTGGCAGCATTCGGATTCGGGCTGTTGGCCGGCGCAGCGGTGACGCTGTTGACGACGCCGGAACCCGGCTCGTCGGTCCGCAGGCGCGTGAAGCGAGGAGTGGACACGGCCAGAGAGGAACTCGATGAGATCGTAAAAGAGAGCAAAGAGTCCTGGGGGCAGGTTCGTGACGATGCGCGTGAAGCGGTCAAGCGAACGGCGGTCAAGATGAAGGACGCCGCTCAAGCCACGAAAGACGCGCTGGCTGAAGATCCTTCTTCGGTACGGAAGATGCCATGAGCGTTCGTTCGTTCGTTCGAATCGAAGCTGCGGAAGGCACGTCACATCAACGGAGGTGTACGCGAGGTGGGTAAGACAACGAAATTTGAACCGGCGATCTCGCCGGCCATCGTGATCGAGCGGGTGCAACCGGAAATCGACGGCGGCCGCTGGCCGATCAAACGCGAGATGGGAGACCGGCTGGAAGTGTCGGCCGACATTTTCAAGGAGGGGCACGATGTCCTGGCTTGCGTGCTGCGGTATCGTCTCCTCAAAGAAGAGGTCTGGCAGGAAGTGCCGATGGAGCCACTGTCCAACGATCGATGGGTGGGGCACATCGACCTGACCCAGAATATGCGGTATCGCTATTCGATCGGGGCCTTTGTCAATCTGTTCGAGTCCTGGCTGATCGAAGTGACGAAAAAGCATGAAGCCGGTGAACGGATCGAGAGCGAACTGCTCGAAGGGAGAACGCTGGTGGAGGCCACGGCGATCCGAGCCACAGGAGAAGACAAGACTCGGTTGCAGGAGTGGCTGAGTCGTTGGCGAACCGGCGATCCGGCGGAGGCGCAATTGGATGTCGCCTTGAATGCCGACGTGAAGGCGCTCGTGGAGCGGCATCAGGAACGACGGGCCTGGACCCTCTACGATCGTGAATTGGAAGTCGTCGTGGACCGCGGGCTGGCCCGCTACGGGGCCTGGTACGAATTCTTTCCGCGGTCGCAGGGCACGACGCCGGGCCGGAGCGCGACCTTTAAGGAATGTGAAGCGAGACTGCCAGCCATCAAAGCCATGGGATTCGACGTCGTCTACCTCACGCCGATCCACCCGATCGGCCACACGAATCGCAAAGGGAAAAATAATTCGCTCACGCCCCTGCCGACCGATCCCGGCAGTCCCTATGCGATCGGGAATGAATTGGGTGGACACGATGCGGTCGAGCCGAGCCTCGGCACGATCAAGGATTTCGATCACTTTCAGGAAGCCGTCCGCGGACAGGGCATGGAAGTCGCCATGGATTTTGCGATCAACTGTTCGCCGGACCATCCCTATGTGAAAGAACATCCGGAATGGTTCGCCCATCGGCCGGACGGCACGATCAAGTATGCAGAGAATCCGCCTAAGAAATATCAGGACATCTACAACGTCGACTTTTATTGCGAGGACTGGCGCGGTCTGTGGAATGAGATGAAACGCGTGATCCTCTTCTGGGCCGGCCACGGCGTGAAGATCTTCCGCGTGGATAACCCGCATACCAAGCCGGTGGCCTTTTGGGGCTGGCTGATCCGAGAGGTACAGGACTGCCATCCGGACGTGATCTTTTTATCCGAAGCCTTCACCAGGCCGAAGATGATGAAGGCCCTCGCCAAGGCTGGATTTACGCAATCCTATACCTATTTCACCTGGCGGAACTTCAAGCAGGAGCTGACGGATTACATGCGGGAATTGTCCGGCAGCGAGATGAAGGAATACTTTCGTCCAAACTTTTTCACGAATACGCCGGATATCCTGCCTGACATTCTTCAGCACGGCGGCAGACCGGCTTTTAAATTCCGGCTGGTGCTCGCGGCGACATTGTCGCCGTCGTACGGCATCTATAGCGGGTACGAACTCTGCGAAAATCGCGCGTTGCCGGGGAAGGAAGAGTATCTTGATTCGGAAAAATACGAGATCACGTTGCGGGACTGGGCCCTGCCTGGCCACCTGACCGACTATGTGACGACGGTCAATCGCATCAGACGTGAAAATTCGGCCTTGCACGAATTGGAAAATCTTGAATTTTACGAATCTGACAACGAACATCTGCTCTTTTACGGAAAGCGCACGGTCGACGGGCGCAACATGGTGCTCGTCGCGGTAAATCTGAACCCGTTTCAGGCGCAGGAGGCGCGGTTGCAGATTCCGATTGCCGCACTCGGCATCACGCCCGACGAAATATACCAATTGCACAATTTGATCACGGATCAACGGGACCTGGTGCAGGGTGAGACCTATTCCATTCGACTGGATCCGCAGGTCGAGCCGGCCGCGATTTACGCCGTGCGGCGTTGGACACGTCGCGAACAGGAGTTCGATTACTTCTTTTGAGGAAGCGTCGATGACGAAGATTGCTGCATCAGGATGGGTTGAGTCAGTCGTGGCTGCGCTGGATGGACAGGGCCGGCGCCCACTCATTGAGTTCATCCAAGGTCAGCGCTGGTTCGGCGGCAAGGGGAAGCCCCTGGCCGATGTGCGTGTTGTGGATGCGGTGCAGCTGACTCATGGAACAGGCCGTCGACTGCTCGCATTGATGCGTGTGGAATATCGAGGCGGGGCACAGGAGCGCTATGTGATGCCCTTGACGATCAGACCGAGGACTGATCAATCCGATATCCTGGCGCTCGTCGAGCTGCCAGACTCTTCCACCCATGAATGGGTCTGCGATGGGACCCAGGATGCGGATATCTGGAAGGGTCTCTATGATGGCATGGCGAAGAGTCGGGAGCTGGCCGGACTGTCCGGATGCCTGATGGGCCGGTCCATGCCGCAG from Nitrospirota bacterium includes the following:
- a CDS encoding YtxH domain-containing protein, producing MTQWLGDDREKMLWLGGEAHVRSYDVRPTLSFLRRWLTLEALPLLAGTAAAGIALGSLGTVGMMKAKQEPSRKRIGERIHTGSYERKESMEQGRADDRQMRDVESDAMGALTILAAFGFGLLAGAAVTLLTTPEPGSSVRRRVKRGVDTAREELDEIVKESKESWGQVRDDAREAVKRTAVKMKDAAQATKDALAEDPSSVRKMP
- a CDS encoding alpha-1,4-glucan--maltose-1-phosphate maltosyltransferase; the protein is MGKTTKFEPAISPAIVIERVQPEIDGGRWPIKREMGDRLEVSADIFKEGHDVLACVLRYRLLKEEVWQEVPMEPLSNDRWVGHIDLTQNMRYRYSIGAFVNLFESWLIEVTKKHEAGERIESELLEGRTLVEATAIRATGEDKTRLQEWLSRWRTGDPAEAQLDVALNADVKALVERHQERRAWTLYDRELEVVVDRGLARYGAWYEFFPRSQGTTPGRSATFKECEARLPAIKAMGFDVVYLTPIHPIGHTNRKGKNNSLTPLPTDPGSPYAIGNELGGHDAVEPSLGTIKDFDHFQEAVRGQGMEVAMDFAINCSPDHPYVKEHPEWFAHRPDGTIKYAENPPKKYQDIYNVDFYCEDWRGLWNEMKRVILFWAGHGVKIFRVDNPHTKPVAFWGWLIREVQDCHPDVIFLSEAFTRPKMMKALAKAGFTQSYTYFTWRNFKQELTDYMRELSGSEMKEYFRPNFFTNTPDILPDILQHGGRPAFKFRLVLAATLSPSYGIYSGYELCENRALPGKEEYLDSEKYEITLRDWALPGHLTDYVTTVNRIRRENSALHELENLEFYESDNEHLLFYGKRTVDGRNMVLVAVNLNPFQAQEARLQIPIAALGITPDEIYQLHNLITDQRDLVQGETYSIRLDPQVEPAAIYAVRRWTRREQEFDYFF